In Paenibacillus xylanilyticus, the genomic window CAGTCAATGACTTCATGGGAACGATGGGGGCAGAATCAATCCAGTTTTTGAACAATCCAACCTGGTTCTATCAACTGATTGTTGGATCGGACATCTGGAAGAACATCGGCTGGAACTCCATTATCTTCATGGCTGCCATCGCAGGGATCGATCAGCAGCTCTATGAGGCTGCCAAGATTGATGGTGCAGGACGTTTCAGACAGATGTGGCATGTGACACTTCCAGGCATTCGCAGTGTGGCGATCCTCTTGTTCATTCTTGCCGTAGGCAGCTTGATGAGTGCAGGATACGAACAGCTGCTTCTTCTGAATGGACCTGCTACCGCGAGCATTGGGAGCGTACTGGATGTTCATGCCATTAACTCCGGGATTCGTGAAGGGCGCCTCAGTTATGCCGCAGCTGTTGGGTTATTCCAAAGCGTTATAGGACTTATTCTGGTACTGACCGTCAATCGCATTGCCCGCAAAGTCAGTGATGTATCCCTGTTCTAAGGAGGTGACGATATGGAACGAAAATGGTCTGTATTCTCAGTGTTCAACTATACTTTTCTTGCGTTGGTCGGTTTCTCCATGATCTACCCGTTTATTTATATTTTGGCCTACTCATTAAATGAAGGTAAGGACTCGATGCAGGGGGCAATTTATTTTTCACCCCGAAAATTCACGTTGGAGAACTATGCCGAGGTATTTGATAATGCACGCATCTGGAAGGCATACCAAATTACCCTCATGCGCACCGTGCTGGGTACGTTCCTGCATGTGATATTGTGTACCCTTATGGCTTATGCGCTTTCCAAAAAAACATTGCCTGGCCGTTCCTTTTTTACCTTTTACATCTTTTTGCCCACGATTTTCAGTGCGGGTTTCATTCCGTTCTTCATAACACTTCAAAAACTGCATCTGATCAATACCTTTTGGGTGTACGTTTTGCCTCTGTTATTCAATTTCATGCACATCATCATTATTCGGACGTTTCTGCAAGGCATCCCGGAGGAATTGGAGGAGTCTGCCCGTATTGACGGCTATGGCGATTTCCAGATCTTCTTGAGGATCATCCTGCCTCTTTCAGGGCCTGTGCTCGCAACCATTTCGCTATTTATCGGCGTAGCGCATTGGAATGACTGGTTCTCTGGTGCCTACTACGTATCCAACAAAAATCTGATCCCCGTGCAGACCTTGCTGCAAGAAATGCTCACGGAAGCAGAAGCATTATCCAATTCCATGCAGCGGGCAGCGCAGCAAGGTGGCCAGACGGTAGGTGGAGTCGGAGGAGCTGGAGCAACACCGGAATCCATGCGCATGGCACTGCTTGTTATTACGGTTTTTCCAATCCTGTGCATTTATCCGTTTCTTCAACGCTATTTTGTCAAAGGGGTCATGATCGGTTCGGTTAAAGGTTAATCATTTCGATTTAACGATTCTATCTATCAGGCTTAACCTTGATTCATTGATATCCATATCCAGGAGGCGATTGGTGTGAATAGGATTTGGTCGAAAGGCATGTCCGTATTACTCGTATCCATTATGGCTGGAAGTTTGCTGAGCGGTTGTATGAATTCATCAGGGAACGGAGAAGGCGACGGAGAGGGTGGCGGAAACACGCTGAAAATATTGCATAATTGGAATGGTTCGGGCGGATCGGATAATGGAATTACCCCTATAGAGGAAGTCATTAAGGAAAAGACCGGAGTGACGCTGGAATGGGAATATACCAAAGGCAGTGAGACCGAGAAGGTGAATCAGATCTTTGCCACGCAGGATTTGCCTGATATCTATACCGGACCGGCTTGGGGAGGGGAGCTTGATGGGATCATCAAAGCTGCCAAAGAAGGTCAGTTAGTCGATCTATCCGATAAGTTGGACAATTATCCCAATCTCGCCAAGTCGATCGCGGAAGAAAACGTGCCGCCAGCATTATATGAAAAAGCGATCAATGCATATGACGGCAAAAAGTATTTGCTTTTGCAGAATCAGCCCGCTACAAACGAAGACGGTATCGATTGGCTCTACGGGTTCTATGTACGCAAGGACATTGCCGAAAAGGTAGGTGTGGACCCGCAGTCGGTGGTAACGAAAGAGGATTTTTATGCCTTTCTCAAAAAAATAAAAGACGCCAACCTGCAGGAAAACGGGCAGCCTGTATTTCCACTGGGCGGATTCAGTAACGGTTGGGCAGTAGGTATCGGCAATACGATGTTCTATTCTGGAGCAAGTTACGTAGACAAAGGCGATGGTTCGTTAGAGCACAGCTTCTTCACGCCAGGTTATGAAGAATACATGCTGTTCTATCGTAAACTGTTGGCAGAAGGCCTGCTCGATCCGGATGTATTTACCCAAACAGACCCCATCGCCAAAGAAAAGATTAATCAAGGCCGTATTGCGATCCTCGCCGCACATTATCCGGCCATCCTGGATGCTTCGAAGGAATATGTCACCTCTCATCCCGGAAGCGATTACATTCCGGTTGGTCCGTTAGAGCGTGCTGATGTGGATCCGAATCGCCCTGTGGACCTTGGCATTCAAGGCAACAATGTAACAGTTATCACCAAAAGCTGCCAAGGTGCATGTGTGGATGCCGCACTTAAGTTTCTGGACTACATGGCTTCTGACGAAGGCTTTATGCTGGCCAGATATGGGGTGCAAGGCGTTCACTGGGATATGAAGGATGGCAAACCTGTAGCCAATCAGGAATGGTTTGAAAAATTTGCAGCGGATCAATCCGGTAAAGTTCGCAAGAGTGTAGGTATTGGCATTGGTCTGGAATCCCTAACCGGACTTGATCGCATCAACTCATATGCCGGCGGAGATATCTGGGCAGACCAGGACAGACTGGATGCCATGGATCATGCTCGTAAAATCCTTCGTCCAAATGGTATTCAGGTTATTACCGCTTATAATCCGGGGGATGTCATCACGAACGCACCTGAATGGGAAATGTTGAAGCCTTCCATGGACCGGATGGGAGATGCCTGGAAGGAAGCTGTTTTTGCAAAATCGGATGAAGCTGCCATGAGCATTATTAACGAATTGAGGGATCAATTGAGGAATACCGGATACGATCAAGCCATGCAGTTTACCAATGAAAATCTGAAAGGAAAAGACGTGGTGACCGTCCAGATGCCGAACTGATTTTGCTAACACTTAAAGCTAACGTGAGAGAATCCATGGGCTTTGTATTGCCCTGCCAGAAAGGCAAACAAAGCCCTAATGGATGAGTAGAGTGACGACCTGCAGAAGTTTAACGTGCGTATACATTTTAATATTCAGTGCTGAATAGCCAATAAATTTATATATGAAGGAGATGTAACATCATGACAACAAGTTTCAGGCCCCCAGCGGTGCCGCTGGTTACGGTCGACCCATATTTTAGCGTATGGTCCACAGCCGATCATCTCTATGAAGAACACACTCGGCACTGGACCAACAAAACTCAAGGCATGGTAGGCATGGCAGTGATTGATGGGAAAATCAGAAGATTTATGGGGAAAGTGGATTCACTTGATCATTCTGCGGATGTGGGGGGAAATGCCACACTTGTACAGACGAATCTGACCGTCGAACCTGTGACGACTCGTTACACGTTTGAAGGGGAAGGCATTGAGCTTCAGGTTGAATTTACCACGCCGCTGTTACTGGATGATCTTGAGGTGTTATCCAGACCCGTGACGTATGTTACATTCCTTGCTCGTGCAATCGATGGCCTAGAACACCATTTGAAGATTTATTTTGATGTAACAGGTGAATGGTGTGTGAACACACCAGAGCAGCAAGTGACCTGGTCTTCTTCTGTAATCGACCAACAATTGCATGCATTGACTATGGGAACGGTTGAACAGCCCCTATTGAAGCTTGCTGGCGATGATACAAGAATAGACTGGGGATATATGTATCTGGCGGTTCCCCTGTCCCCCCACAGCCAATCGGTTGTTCAATCCGTATCAAGTCGTGAGCAATATGCACGAACAGGGGCGTTGAAAGTAGAAGAGGATGAGAATAAACCAAGGGCAGTATCAGATAATATGCCAGTCATGGCAACCGAGATGGATATGGGTCTTGTCCATGAAGAAACGGTTTCCGGTTATCTGATGTTAGCGTATGATGACATTCACTCGATTGAATATTTTCATCAACCATTGAACGCCTATTGGAAAAAAGATGGAATGACCTTTTATGACATGCTGATGATGGCAGCACAGCAGTATGAAGAGATCAGGAAGAGATGCGACAGCTTTAATCGTGAACTTCTGCAGGAAAGTCAGGAGGCGGGCGGCGCTTCTTATCGAGACATTCTGGCGCTCACTTATCGTCAAGCCATTGCTGCGCATAAGCTGGTTGTTGATGAAGCGGGCGAAGTTTTATTTTTCTCCAAGGAAAACTTCAGTAATGGCTGCATTGCCACGGTGGATGTAAGCTACCCGTCGATTCCGCTGTTTCTGAAATATAATCCTGAATTGGTCAAAGGCATGATGCGTCCCATCTATAAATATGCCAAGAGCAGTGAGTGGTCGTTTGATTTTGCGCCCCATGACGTCGGGACATACCCCAAAGCGAACGGGCAAGTATACGGGGGGAACAAGCTGGAGTACCAGATGCCGATCGAAGAATGTGGCAACATGCTGCTGATGGCGGCGGCGGTTAGCAAATATGAGAAGCATGCTGAATTTGCGCGTGAGTATTGGGAACTTCTGACGAAATGGGCGTCTTATCTGCTACAGCATGGTCTGGATCCGGACAATCAGCTGTGCACCGATGATTTCGCAGGCCATCTAGCACATAACGCCAATCTTTCGATCAAAGCGATATTGGGCATTGCTGCCTACGCATATATGTGTGATCAGCTTGAGATGAAGACAGAAGGAGCTGTATACCGAGAATCCGCTGCAAAGATGGCCAAGGAGTGGGTGTCCATGGCGGATGCCGATGATCACTATAAGCTGACGTTTGACAGCTCCAACGAATCATGGAGTTTGAAGTACAATCTGGTGTGGGATCGTCTGTTAGGCTTCAATCTGTTCCCAAAAGAAATTGCTGTGAAAGAACTCAATTATTACGCACGTCAACAAAATCGATACGGAACGCCACTGGATAGCCGGGATACGTATACCAAATCCGATTGGCTAGTATGGTGTGCCTCCATGAGCGAAACACAAGAGCAGTTTGAACAAATGATTTTGCCACTATGGCAATTCATGAATGAAACAACAAGTCGTGTGCCAGTAACCGACTGGTACGATACCCTAACCGGTAAACAGCTGAACTTTCAGAATCGATCCGTTGTTGGGGGATTTTTTATTCATCTATTAAAATAATTCCTTTTTCACAGAGATATGCCCTCTCAAGGTAAAGTTAACAAGGGTTGACGTATCTTCATTTGGGAACTGATGGAATAATGTAACGAATCGGAATCTCCGAGGAGGCATTATGAAATTCCGTTCCCTTTTTTTTTGTGGAGATTATAGGGTTGTCCAATTAACGAAGACAATTACTGAATATATGTCCAGAGAGAAAGTACGAATTCATACAAAAAATAAAACGAAAACCCGAGCAGAAGAATGCCTGCTGCAATGGAAACCCAATGGATCATTCGTCGGCTCATCACTTTGCGTGTGATGGAAACCAGAGAGATCAGACCCAGGTCGTGGATCAGAATACCGCACAGCACCCCACAAGCCGCTATAGCGAAGCTTTCCTTCCCGGCTGAACGATAGGAATCAGACAGAACCGCTCCGAATACGGAAACCCAAAAGATCAGATTACCTGGGGAGATGGCTACAAGCAGGCCGTTACGGTACGTTTTCCAAAATGATTTTCTTACCTTCTCGTCCGCTGGCGTGATATCCTGGTCTGCATTTCTGATCGAGTCATAACCAAGATAGGCAAGAAAAGCGGCTCCAACAAGCCATAGAGGAATCTGCACATAAGGCAGGGAGAGGATGGAGGCGAATCCAAAATACATGGCAAGGATCAATGCTGTATCCAGAGTCATTCCACCCAAACCAACCGCCCAGCCGTGAATGAAGCCATTCTTCAAGCCCTGTTTGGTCATCTCTACGGTGATGGCTCCGACTGGCATGGCGATAGCTAGTCCAATCAGAACATATTTAATATACAGTTCCATGTCCATAATCATTTCCCTTTCCTGAATCCGGTTAATGAGACGCTCCTCCTAATATCTGCAGAGTACAGCTTATTCGGAGGAGGCCTCTTTTAGGACAAGGAAGGGTAAACTTCTATTCCTGAATCTTCTCCGCTTGAAGAGCACGAAGAAAAGGACACCGAGAAGGGGAGGTATCATCATCTCTAAGAAAGTACTGCTTATACTCGAGATTTTCCTGCGATCCATACTGTTTTAATTCAGGATGAGCGGGTACAGCATCGTATTCGGCAAGTCGTTCACGAATCTTGGGCCCGATGGCAGCAGCTTTCTTGGGGTGAGCATTCCACTGGTCAAGTACCCAGCGAGGTGTCATAGCGAGCATAAAGTATGGGAAACTCCGGCTCTGCCTGTTGGTGTGAGCAGGTGTCCCGCAGTAGACGAAATAACGCTCATCGTCATAACAGAACTCCCATAAGGGATTCTCCGGGTTCTCCGGTATATCTTCCGGCCATGGCTTTACATCCAAATCACTGACCTGGCTTAACAATTCCCAAAAAAACGCTTCATACTCCAAAACCGTTCTTGCTGTATCCCTTAATTCAAGAAAGAGAATCAATGAAGAATATTCACCAAATGAACGCGAGGCCCGCCCGTATTCCGAAATGATCTCCGCGAGTTTGCGATCGGCGGGCTGGTGATCAGAGCCAGAAACAAAACCATACCGGAGATGCCCCATGGCGAAAGCCTGCGTCGCCGGAATGCAAGGGAAACGTGCTTCCCGATCACTCATTTTGGAGGCAAACAAGCGGTAGGCCTCCTTTTTCCATGCTTCCAGAGGAGCATCGACGTTCTCCAGTTCGGAATGTTGATACAAAAGCGACATGAACAGTCCTCCTTTTACCTATAGGATATCGTCCAGAGGCAAAATGGTGACTGTCCCACATCACTTCGCTATGATAGGCGGGGGAATACCATTCAGTAATTTAGAAGTCGCCCACCGTCATGCCATTGACCAACCATTTTGTTGTCTCTTGTGTGTGTAATGAATTTATCCAATCTGTGATTAAACGTTGCGGGCTGATTCCTAACGCTCTGGATTGTGTCGATGCGCACTCTTGTATATAAAGCGGGAAAAGCCATGAAATTCTCATAAGTCTGTGCATCCTCTTTGAGCCGGATCTCAATATCCTCAGGAATGTGGAAAGTCTCAATTTCCATGTTTGGCAGCACGCGTCTTCCTTCATCTCTCATGAATCCCAGCTTTTCAAGACGCCTTACCCGTTCTTTGTTCAATTCAGTCCAGGAGCTGTTATGGCTTCGGGGTGACAGTCTCTGTGCAAGCTCTGTATTCGAAATTTTCTTCTTCAGCCCATCAATCCAACCAAAGCAAAGGGATTCTTCCACGACGTCCAAATAAAATAGCGTACCTGGCTTTGGAGTCATGCTTACAATAACCCAGCACGAAGTTTCAGTTCTGCAGTGGGTCTGCAGCCACGATCTTAAGTCTTCTCTTGAGTTTACAGAGAGTAAATTCTGAATTTCCATTGTGCGACTGCTCCAATCCTGACGTTCCTGATTCGTTGTTGATTTAATTGAACTGCACAGGTTGCTGATACCAAAACAGACAATAGTCGTTCATGACGGATGCATGCCCCAATTGACGCAGCATTGTAGATACATTTCCCCTGTGATAGGTACCGTGATTCACCACATGCAGCAGCATGTTGGACAACGTTGTTTCGCAGATGCCAGCGTATGGATTATCAAGTATGATGGTTTGCTCCAAATCGGTTTGAGACTGTATCCACTGCTGGTATCGTTCTGCCAATTCGGCGTAGGTGTCCATGTACTCTTCGACGGTAAGGAATGTTTTTCCGTTCAATGGCATGCACTCTTGCAGTGCTTCACCCATTGCCATACCTGATAGAACGAGATACCACATCTGATCTACTGCGTAGATATGGCTTAGGGCATGGGCGATGGTGGGGAAAGAGCTGTTCAATTCCTGACTTAGTACAGAAGAGGGCAATTCCTTGATTCTGCCCAGGATGGTTTGGTTGGCCCACGTGTGGTAACTCAGCATTTCCATTGAAACATTTGTCATTTAAAATATCTCCTTTTGTACTACGATGATTTTTGTTTTTGAATCTGTTGTGATTATAAAAAAAGAAGTATGACAACAGAGTGTCATACTTCTTCGTATAGCAAAATGGCTTGCTGCAGCTGTTCTTTCAAAATCCCTCGAAGTTCTCGCGGCTTAATCACTTCAACTCCACTGCCCAAACCCAGCAGAAATGAGCGAAGCCATCTTGCCTGTAGGGGTTGGTATACGGAAATTTGCATGGTCATGCTTCCGTCCTCGTTAAATTGCTTTTCTGCCTGATGAAAATGGTCAAGTGCTTCTGCTAATGCTTCAGGTGCAACCCGAAAGACAACGTCACTTATCTGATTTTTCCATTCCTCATTTCGCCAAGAACTCTCTTTTGGCAGCTCACTATGCGGTTGGAAAGAAGCTTGCGTCAGCGAGAGATTCATTATACGAGATAGACGGAATTCCCGGTAATCCTGGCGTACACGGCAGAAACCATATACGTACCAATTTCGATATTTAAAATAAAGCATTACCGGTTCCAACTCACGGCTTGTGCGTTCATTCTGATTGTTAATGTAATCAAAACGGACAACGATATGCTTCGTGATCCCCGACCGTAGCTCACGAAGCGCATGGTGGTCCGTACGATGGGTCTCCAAGTCCACCGTCAAGGTGGGTGTCTCCTGCTCAGACCCAACCGTTTGCAGACGTTCAATCGTGCCCTGTGCTCGCTCATCCTCAAATATAGTGGAGAGACTGCGCAGAACCGTAATCAGAGAGTGAACATCGTACGAACCGAGCAGACTTTTGTCCATTTTGTATCCGTCCATCATGCCATACCCGCCGTTCATTCCCTGATAGGAAACTACAGGAAAGCCAGCGGCACAGATCACGTCGATGTCCCGATATATGGTTCTTGGGGATACCTGAAACTCTTCGGCCAGCATGGAAGCAGAGACAACTTCGTTGTTCAGCAGCTTGTAGATCATAGAGATTAATCGTTCCAATTTCATGAGTAAGGACCGCCTTATTCAACGTTTTTATTCATTATCGTTGGTCGTTATTATATCACAAGTGATTGCTTAACAATAATAAAATAATAAAATTCAATAATAATTTATTGTAAAACGATAAATAATATGATAAATTCAAATCACTTAAAACAAGTGAGGTGCTTTTTGTGAAACGAGGTTCAACATTCTTTCTGAAAATCGCTGTTCTGCTTATTGGGCTTCCCATTCTGGCGTTGTGCATCTTCGGCATACCTTGGTTAGCGAATCATCCGGTGAATCCGAATTATGCCGGTTCGCTATATCCTATTGTGATCATGATGTATATCTCCGTCATACCGTTTATCATTGCGCTGTTCCAGTCATTCCGTCTTCTGAGCTATATCGATAAGAACGAAGCCTTTTCTTCATTCTCAGTCAGATCTTTAAAAATCATAAAATATTGTGCTATTGTAATTAGTAGCCTATATCTCGTGATGCTGCCGTTCGTTTTTCTGGTCGCAGATAAGGATGATGCGCCAGGGCTTATTATTGTCGGAATGGTTCCCATCTTTGCTTCGCTGGTCATTGCAGTGTTTTCCGCTGTTCTCCAAAGACTGTTACAGGAAGCCATTGATATTAAATCCGAAAATGACCTAGTGGTTTGAGGTGAAGACATGGCTATTATAATCAATATTGACGTGATGCTGGCTAAGCGGAAAATGACAGTTACCGAACTTGCGGAGAGAGTTGAGATTACGATCGCCAATATTTCCATATTGAAGAACGGGAAGGCGAAAGCGATACGTTTGTCCACTTTGGAGGCAATTTGCAAAGCGCTGGATTGTCAGCCCG contains:
- a CDS encoding ABC transporter permease; amino-acid sequence: MIKPRATNNRLMKRIWQHKLFYLFMLPGIVWFFLFSYVPLYGIQVAFRDYNFMGGFTGSPWAGFKYFEQFFNYYQSGDIIRNTIIISLMKLLIGFPMPIILALLLNEVRMIRFKKTVQTLSYLPYFVSWIVVVTLMQRLLTPYGGPVNDFMGTMGAESIQFLNNPTWFYQLIVGSDIWKNIGWNSIIFMAAIAGIDQQLYEAAKIDGAGRFRQMWHVTLPGIRSVAILLFILAVGSLMSAGYEQLLLLNGPATASIGSVLDVHAINSGIREGRLSYAAAVGLFQSVIGLILVLTVNRIARKVSDVSLF
- a CDS encoding carbohydrate ABC transporter permease, giving the protein MERKWSVFSVFNYTFLALVGFSMIYPFIYILAYSLNEGKDSMQGAIYFSPRKFTLENYAEVFDNARIWKAYQITLMRTVLGTFLHVILCTLMAYALSKKTLPGRSFFTFYIFLPTIFSAGFIPFFITLQKLHLINTFWVYVLPLLFNFMHIIIIRTFLQGIPEELEESARIDGYGDFQIFLRIILPLSGPVLATISLFIGVAHWNDWFSGAYYVSNKNLIPVQTLLQEMLTEAEALSNSMQRAAQQGGQTVGGVGGAGATPESMRMALLVITVFPILCIYPFLQRYFVKGVMIGSVKG
- a CDS encoding extracellular solute-binding protein, which encodes MNRIWSKGMSVLLVSIMAGSLLSGCMNSSGNGEGDGEGGGNTLKILHNWNGSGGSDNGITPIEEVIKEKTGVTLEWEYTKGSETEKVNQIFATQDLPDIYTGPAWGGELDGIIKAAKEGQLVDLSDKLDNYPNLAKSIAEENVPPALYEKAINAYDGKKYLLLQNQPATNEDGIDWLYGFYVRKDIAEKVGVDPQSVVTKEDFYAFLKKIKDANLQENGQPVFPLGGFSNGWAVGIGNTMFYSGASYVDKGDGSLEHSFFTPGYEEYMLFYRKLLAEGLLDPDVFTQTDPIAKEKINQGRIAILAAHYPAILDASKEYVTSHPGSDYIPVGPLERADVDPNRPVDLGIQGNNVTVITKSCQGACVDAALKFLDYMASDEGFMLARYGVQGVHWDMKDGKPVANQEWFEKFAADQSGKVRKSVGIGIGLESLTGLDRINSYAGGDIWADQDRLDAMDHARKILRPNGIQVITAYNPGDVITNAPEWEMLKPSMDRMGDAWKEAVFAKSDEAAMSIINELRDQLRNTGYDQAMQFTNENLKGKDVVTVQMPN
- a CDS encoding glutaminase family protein, with product MTTSFRPPAVPLVTVDPYFSVWSTADHLYEEHTRHWTNKTQGMVGMAVIDGKIRRFMGKVDSLDHSADVGGNATLVQTNLTVEPVTTRYTFEGEGIELQVEFTTPLLLDDLEVLSRPVTYVTFLARAIDGLEHHLKIYFDVTGEWCVNTPEQQVTWSSSVIDQQLHALTMGTVEQPLLKLAGDDTRIDWGYMYLAVPLSPHSQSVVQSVSSREQYARTGALKVEEDENKPRAVSDNMPVMATEMDMGLVHEETVSGYLMLAYDDIHSIEYFHQPLNAYWKKDGMTFYDMLMMAAQQYEEIRKRCDSFNRELLQESQEAGGASYRDILALTYRQAIAAHKLVVDEAGEVLFFSKENFSNGCIATVDVSYPSIPLFLKYNPELVKGMMRPIYKYAKSSEWSFDFAPHDVGTYPKANGQVYGGNKLEYQMPIEECGNMLLMAAAVSKYEKHAEFAREYWELLTKWASYLLQHGLDPDNQLCTDDFAGHLAHNANLSIKAILGIAAYAYMCDQLEMKTEGAVYRESAAKMAKEWVSMADADDHYKLTFDSSNESWSLKYNLVWDRLLGFNLFPKEIAVKELNYYARQQNRYGTPLDSRDTYTKSDWLVWCASMSETQEQFEQMILPLWQFMNETTSRVPVTDWYDTLTGKQLNFQNRSVVGGFFIHLLK
- a CDS encoding LysE family translocator, whose protein sequence is MELYIKYVLIGLAIAMPVGAITVEMTKQGLKNGFIHGWAVGLGGMTLDTALILAMYFGFASILSLPYVQIPLWLVGAAFLAYLGYDSIRNADQDITPADEKVRKSFWKTYRNGLLVAISPGNLIFWVSVFGAVLSDSYRSAGKESFAIAACGVLCGILIHDLGLISLVSITRKVMSRRMIHWVSIAAGILLLGFSFYFLYEFVLSLWTYIQ
- a CDS encoding YqcI/YcgG family protein translates to MSLLYQHSELENVDAPLEAWKKEAYRLFASKMSDREARFPCIPATQAFAMGHLRYGFVSGSDHQPADRKLAEIISEYGRASRSFGEYSSLILFLELRDTARTVLEYEAFFWELLSQVSDLDVKPWPEDIPENPENPLWEFCYDDERYFVYCGTPAHTNRQSRSFPYFMLAMTPRWVLDQWNAHPKKAAAIGPKIRERLAEYDAVPAHPELKQYGSQENLEYKQYFLRDDDTSPSRCPFLRALQAEKIQE
- a CDS encoding YdeI/OmpD-associated family protein, which encodes MEIQNLLSVNSREDLRSWLQTHCRTETSCWVIVSMTPKPGTLFYLDVVEESLCFGWIDGLKKKISNTELAQRLSPRSHNSSWTELNKERVRRLEKLGFMRDEGRRVLPNMEIETFHIPEDIEIRLKEDAQTYENFMAFPALYTRVRIDTIQSVRNQPATFNHRLDKFITHTRDNKMVGQWHDGGRLLNY
- a CDS encoding DinB family protein; protein product: MTNVSMEMLSYHTWANQTILGRIKELPSSVLSQELNSSFPTIAHALSHIYAVDQMWYLVLSGMAMGEALQECMPLNGKTFLTVEEYMDTYAELAERYQQWIQSQTDLEQTIILDNPYAGICETTLSNMLLHVVNHGTYHRGNVSTMLRQLGHASVMNDYCLFWYQQPVQFN
- a CDS encoding helix-turn-helix transcriptional regulator translates to MKLERLISMIYKLLNNEVVSASMLAEEFQVSPRTIYRDIDVICAAGFPVVSYQGMNGGYGMMDGYKMDKSLLGSYDVHSLITVLRSLSTIFEDERAQGTIERLQTVGSEQETPTLTVDLETHRTDHHALRELRSGITKHIVVRFDYINNQNERTSRELEPVMLYFKYRNWYVYGFCRVRQDYREFRLSRIMNLSLTQASFQPHSELPKESSWRNEEWKNQISDVVFRVAPEALAEALDHFHQAEKQFNEDGSMTMQISVYQPLQARWLRSFLLGLGSGVEVIKPRELRGILKEQLQQAILLYEEV
- a CDS encoding DUF2975 domain-containing protein translates to MKRGSTFFLKIAVLLIGLPILALCIFGIPWLANHPVNPNYAGSLYPIVIMMYISVIPFIIALFQSFRLLSYIDKNEAFSSFSVRSLKIIKYCAIVISSLYLVMLPFVFLVADKDDAPGLIIVGMVPIFASLVIAVFSAVLQRLLQEAIDIKSENDLVV
- a CDS encoding helix-turn-helix domain-containing protein; this translates as MAIIINIDVMLAKRKMTVTELAERVEITIANISILKNGKAKAIRLSTLEAICKALDCQPGDLLEYRADEDEDAIEQS